Sequence from the Deltaproteobacteria bacterium genome:
GCACGGCGCACTCCTTCGGGCGAAGCGGACAACGGTCTTCCTACGCCGACGCGCCTCGTCCGTAAAGGCCGTGCGCTCTCGACAAACCTCGGCGCGAAGCCCACCATTGCCGCGCCGAAAGGACCACGCATGGCGTTTTTCGCGATCGCCGATCTGCATCTTTCCTTCGCCAAGCCGAAGCCCATGGACATCTTCGGCGCGCAGTGGACCGGGCACGAGGAAAAGGTCGCGGCGCGCTGGCGCGAATGCGTCGGCGAGCGCGACACCGTGCTCGTGGCGGGCGACATCTCCTGGGCGATGACGTTCGCCGAGGCCGAGCCCGATCTGCGCTGGATTCACGAACTTCCCGGCCAAAAGATCCTGATTCGCGGCAATCACGATTACTGGTGGGACCGCGTGAACTGGATGCGAGCACGCATGCCGGATTCGATCCGCCTGCTGCACAACGACTCGATCGAAACGGACGGAGTGCGCGTCGCGGGAGCGCGCGGTTGGGACCTGCCCGGCAAAGGTTGGAAGGACGACCCTGCCGCCGACGAAAAGCTCTACCTGCGCGAGCGCGGCCGGCTGCGCGCGTCGCTCGAATCCGCGCGCGGCGAACTGCCGATGCTCGTCATGATGCACTATCCGCCGTTTTACGACGTCGCCGGCGAAGCGGGGTTTCACGACTTGCTGCGCGACGCGGGGGCGCACACGGTGGTCTTCGGCCACCTGCACGGGCCCGACGGCGTGAACGCATGGCAGGGAACGCGCGACGGCGTGCGTTACGTTTTTTGCGCGTGCGACGGCGTCGACTTCACACCGGTGCCCATCGAGATCGGCTGAGGGCCTCGCGGGTCGTCAGCAGGTTGGCTCGATCTCAGACGCGAGCCGCTCCTCGCGGCGGCGAATGACGCGTTCGCGCGCTTCGCGCACGTCAGTGGGGTATTGGCGCGTGATGCAGGCCAGGCACAGGCGGTCGCGCCCGATGCCGAGGCCGCGGATCAGCCCGTCGTGCGAAAGGTAGTGCACGCCCTCGCAACCCATCTCCTCGCGGATCTCCTCGTCCGATTTGCCGAAGGCGACCAGGCGCGTCTCGTCGGGCGTGTCGATGCCGTAGAAGCACGGTCCGATGATCGGGGGGGTGTAATAGAAGAAACGCACTTCCTTCGCGCCGAGGCTGTATAGGCGGCGGATGATCTTCTTTGACGTCGTGCCGCGCACGTTGGAGTCGTCGACGATGGCGACGCGCTGGCCGTTGATGAAATCGCGGATGAAAATGAACTTGTCGTCGATCGCCTTCTGGCGCTTGGTGTCGCTGGTTTCCTGAAAACTGCGCTTGTTGCCGACCTTGATGACGCCCTGGCGATAGGGCAGCCCGAGCCGCTGCGCGAACGCGAGGCCGGTGGAAACCGCCGTGCCCGGCAAGCCGATCACCACGTCGATCTCGCTTTTCACGTGGCCGAATTCCTCGGCCAGCACGTCGCCGAGTTCCTGCCGCGTGATCTCGACGTAGCGGTCCTGAAAATTGCTGTCGGGCCGCGCGAAGTAGCAGAACTCGAAGAAGCAGAACGCTTCTTTTTTCGGCGCGATCTTGCGGATCGTCGGCGCGTCGAGGCGGTCGGGCGACACGAAAACGGCTTCGCCCGGGCCGACCTCGGTGATGCCGCTGTAGTCGCCGAAGTAGTTGAACACCGACGACTCGGATGCGAACGCCCACTCGACGATCTCGCCGTCTTCGTTCTTGCGGTGCGCGTAACTCAAGGGGCGGATGCCGTGCGGGTCCTTGAACGCAAGAATGCCGCCCTCGAGCATGCACAGCACCGAGTACGCGCCGATCAGATCATTCATCGTCTTCGCGAGTCCGGTGAACAGCGACTCGACGAGACCGTCGTAGTCCTCGGGCAGCGATCCGCCGTTGCCGATCAGATGCCGGATGAGCGTGTTCTGGATCACCTTGGCATCGACCTGCGTCTGGAAGGAAAATCCCTCGGTCATCAGCTCGCGCGTGAGCGAATAGATGTTGACCAGATCGCCATTGTTGCAGGTCGCCATGCCGGGGCGGTCCGCCAGCACGGGCTGGATGTTGCGGTCGAGGGAAAGGGCGTCGGTCTGCCCCACGGTGGCGTAGCGCGTGTGGCCGATGCCCATGTAGCCGGGGAGGTTGCCGTGATCGAAATCGAAGAACTGAAGGCTCGGGGGCTTGAGCCCGCCGCTCGCGTGGAAGTACTGTCCGTCGTAGGTGACGATCTTCACGGACCGCTCGCCGCGGTTCTGAAGCCGTTCGGCGCTGCTGATGAGACGACGGGAAACGCTTTCGCGGGAGACGATTCCGATCA
This genomic interval carries:
- a CDS encoding metallophosphoesterase; the protein is MAFFAIADLHLSFAKPKPMDIFGAQWTGHEEKVAARWRECVGERDTVLVAGDISWAMTFAEAEPDLRWIHELPGQKILIRGNHDYWWDRVNWMRARMPDSIRLLHNDSIETDGVRVAGARGWDLPGKGWKDDPAADEKLYLRERGRLRASLESARGELPMLVMMHYPPFYDVAGEAGFHDLLRDAGAHTVVFGHLHGPDGVNAWQGTRDGVRYVFCACDGVDFTPVPIEIG
- a CDS encoding amidophosphoribosyltransferase gives rise to the protein MCGVIGIVSRESVSRRLISSAERLQNRGERSVKIVTYDGQYFHASGGLKPPSLQFFDFDHGNLPGYMGIGHTRYATVGQTDALSLDRNIQPVLADRPGMATCNNGDLVNIYSLTRELMTEGFSFQTQVDAKVIQNTLIRHLIGNGGSLPEDYDGLVESLFTGLAKTMNDLIGAYSVLCMLEGGILAFKDPHGIRPLSYAHRKNEDGEIVEWAFASESSVFNYFGDYSGITEVGPGEAVFVSPDRLDAPTIRKIAPKKEAFCFFEFCYFARPDSNFQDRYVEITRQELGDVLAEEFGHVKSEIDVVIGLPGTAVSTGLAFAQRLGLPYRQGVIKVGNKRSFQETSDTKRQKAIDDKFIFIRDFINGQRVAIVDDSNVRGTTSKKIIRRLYSLGAKEVRFFYYTPPIIGPCFYGIDTPDETRLVAFGKSDEEIREEMGCEGVHYLSHDGLIRGLGIGRDRLCLACITRQYPTDVREARERVIRRREERLASEIEPTC